The following proteins come from a genomic window of Bactrocera tryoni isolate S06 chromosome 1, CSIRO_BtryS06_freeze2, whole genome shotgun sequence:
- the LOC120782757 gene encoding putative elongator complex protein 1, with the protein MRNLKLKSCKQLSAKVHNVKHILLNPNISRKETDEVVHVLSDDKLYEIKTVTGDIKEIAAVPGIVGAEYLALNDEICLATEAGEVLAVSPSSGAINECTFCDVGLEKMSWSPDQEVGVFITKANTLVVMTCTYDVINEHKFKENCDPESQFVNVGWGKKETQFHGSEGKAAAKQKSDFKPPENVEELSKNVEITWRADSSYFVVSFVNNEVGRMFKIFKKEGELAYISERLQGLQYPVAWRPSGNWIAMPQILPNKSTISLFEKNGLRHREITLPFEIDEEPIQSLRWSNDSDILSVETLDATTGKNYIYLYTIGNYHWYLKQVLTFEQTDRISHHCWDQRIGEEKTLHIWLENGRYLIYRWHFDFDRFERSGLVIVIDGPKLLFTDFSKAIPPPPMCSKEFYADAYINAVAITETHDEELQLYVYDAKEQIQVFHVINGTYTISLERICFLQRSEPKLERHWSPPIELGNFFVLDEKHLVATANIAEKSKVFLLQLSIETKSYKTISTLKLNSGAVCSCMGFDTLEQFFVQTLNGKVHQISIHNESTLKLDKVYQQLDHGALAMEWYQTQSAQADCLISLLHNQRLYIDNELIAGDVTSFCLAGNYLAYTKLTELNFILLATRQHAYKRNMERGGRLVTTIANDARVVLQMPRGNLEVICPRVLALEIIGQMLDKQRYREAFNMLRKQRINLNIICDHNMINFVKNVDVFLKQITNPQWLNLFLTDLQNEDFSKTMYASNYTAAQQTYPEDFKITSKVNYICTLLYKYMSENDQERFRLPIITGFVKIGKIEEALLLVWEAKKQQNLHAAKYVDNSMLGSAEEALKHLLYLVDVNELYNVALGTYDFGLVLYVAQKSQKDPKEFLPFLNELKQLEMNYRHYKIDLHLKRYEKALENIAKCGFEKFDEALEFLDRHRLYKEAFKYYNLENGDDLTEPEKESLRNCHMRICLAYADHLRAENDLASASVMYERGGNLAQALLCSKHILEWRRVLMLAQKNANDLGTVALSMLPALLEHGQYQVAHELQKTYGTNFKEAIKYLLKGHLYFQAIVEVNLNSGEISLLEEYVKPELLAYVKQLQQQLSDDETVFIAHKERLCEVRVLAQQRRDGLFNGHEVAAIDEADLLSDTTSMRSSRYTGSSQGTGKTFRSAKNRRKHERKLLSLKPGNPFEDIALIDALHNEVMKLVNQQEQVRDTCKALMELQMDEPASSLQKQYAQMLTLLQDSFDTIWTEEMASVHTMQYKPSPTTDYTQLQNEQRYALLAPQKRFKPQIDIIDWMCKILA; encoded by the exons atgcGTAATCTGAAGTTGAAATCGTGCAAACAATTGAGTGCCAAGGTGCACAatgttaaacatattttattgaatCCAAATATAAGCCGGAAGGAAACTGATGAAGTCGTCCATGTACTTTCCGACGATAAGCTTTATGAGATAAAAACAGTCACAGGTGATATAAAGGAGATCGCCGCAGTTCCTGGAATTGTAGGGGCGGAGTACTTAGCGCTAAATGATGAAATATGTCTGGCCACAGAAGCGGGTGAAGTGCTGGCTGTATCGCCCAGCTCTGGTGCTATTAACGAATGTACATTTTGTGATGTTGGCTTGGAGAAGATGTCATGGAGCCCAGATCAAGAAGTTGGCGTTTTTATAACAAAGGCAAATACACTTGTTGTTATGACGTGCACTTATGACGTCATAAATGAACAtaagtttaaagaaaattgtgATCCTGAAAGTCAGTTTGTTAACGTTGGTTGGGGTAAAAAAGAAACGCAGTTTCATGGAAGCGAAGGTAAAGCTGCAGCTAAGCAAAAAAGCGATTTTAAAccaccggaaaatgtagaggagCTATCGAAG AATGTTGAAATTACTTGGCGCGCTGACAGTAGTTATTTTGTAGTATCCTTTGTCAATAATGAAGTTGGacgtatgtttaaaattttcaaaaaggagGGAGAATTAGCATACATTTCGGAACGTTTACAAGGTTTGCAATATCCGGTAGCTTGGCGACCATCAGGTAATTGGATCGCAATGCCACAGATACTGCCCAATAAAAGTACTATCTCGCTTTTCGAGAAAAATGGTTTGCGGCATCGTGAAATTACACTACCATTCGAAATTGATGAAGAACCCATACAGTCTTTACGCTGGAGTAACGATTCAGATATTTTATCTGTTGAAACATTAGATGCGACCAccggaaaaaattatatatatctCTATACCATTGGCAATTATCATTGGTATCTGAAGCAGGTACTTACTTTTGAGCAAACGGACCGCATTTCACACCACTGTTGGGACCAGCGTATAGGCGAGGAAAAGACTTTGCACATTTGGCTAGAAAATGGTCGTTATCTTATTTATCGTTGGCATTTCGATTTCGATCGCTTTGAACGAAGCGGTCTTGTAATTGTAATAGACGGTCCAAAACTACTGTTTACCGACTTCTCGAAAGCGATTCCACCACCGCCGATGTGTAGCAAAGAATTTTACGCAGACGCTTATATCAATGCTGTTGCCATAACGGAAACCCACGATGAAGAATTGCAATTGTACGTTTACGACGCCAAAGAGCAAATTCAAGTGTTTCATGTGATCAACGGCACTTATACAATTTCCTTAGAAAGGATCTGCTTTTTGCAAAGATCAGAACCGAAACTTGAGAGACACTGGTCACCACCGATTGAGCTTGGTAATTTCTTTGTGCTAGACGAAAAACATCTCGTAGCTACGGCAAATATTGCTGAAAAGAGCAAAGTGTTTCTGCTTCAGTTATCGATTGAGACGAAATCGTACAAGACGATTAGCACCTTAAAGTTGAACAGCGGAGCTGTTTGTAGTTGCATGGGCTTTGATACTTTGGAACAATTCTTTGTGCAAACACTAAATGGTAAAGTGCACCAAATATCGATACACAATGAGTCTACACTAAAGCTTGACAAGGTTTACCAACAATTGGACCATGGTGCATTGGCCATGGAATGGTATCAAACACAGTCGGCGCAAGCAGATTGTCTCATTTCATTGTTGCATAATCAGCGTTTGTATATTGACAACGAATTGATAGCCGGCGATGTGACTTCCTTCTGCTTGGCCGGCAATTACTTGGCCTATACAAAGTTAACCGAGTTGAATTTCATATTGCTCGCTACACGCCAACATGCCTATAAACGTAATATGGAGCGTGGTGGCAGACTGGTGACCACTATAGCGAATGATGCGCGCGTCGTGCTACAAATGCCACGTGGCAATTTGGAAGTCATTTGCCCACGTGTGCTCGCCCTGGAGATCATCGGTCAAATGCTCGATAAACAGCGCTATCGTGAAGCGTTCAACATGCTGCGCAAGCAACgcataaatttgaatattatttgtgATCACAATATGATTAACTTTGTGAAAAATGTGGACGTTTTCTTGAAGCAGATAACAAATCCGCAATGGCTAAATCTTTTCCTAACGGATCTGCAGAATGAG GACTTCTCCAAAACAATGTACGCCAGCAATTATACCGCAGCACAACAAACATACCCAGAAGACTTCAAAATAACATCCAAGGTGAATTATATCTGCACGTTATTGTACAAATATATGTCAGAAAACGACCAGGAACGTTTTCGCTTGCCCATTATTACGGGCTTTGTGAAAATAGGTAAGATTGAGGAAGCACTGCTGCTGGTTTGGGAAGCTAAGAAGCAACAAAATTTACACGCCGCCAAATATGTCGATAATTCCATGCTGGGCTCGGCCGAAGAGGCGCTCAAACATCTGCTCTACTTAGTTGATGTAAACGAATTATACAATGTTGCATTGGGCACATACGATTTCGGTTTGGTGCTTTATGTGGCGCAAAAGTCGCAAAAAGACCCCAAAGAATTTCTACCTTTCCTTAACGAACTGAAGCAGTTGGAAATGAATTATCGTCATTACAAAATCGATCTGCATCTGAAGCGTTACGAAAAGGCATTGGAGAATATCGCTAAATGCGGATTTGAGAAATTCGACGAAGCCTTGGAATTTTTGGACCGCCATCGTCTCTACAAAGAAGCTTTTAAATACTATAACTTGGAAAATGGAGATGATTTGACTGAGCCAGAAAAGGAAAGTCTACGTAACTGTCATATGCGCATCTGCTTGGCCTATGCGGATCACTTGCGCGCAGAGAACGATCTCGCTAGTGCGAGTGTTATGTACGAGCGCGGCGGCAATCTTGCGCAGGCGTTGCTCTGTTCCAAGCACATATTGGAATGGCGACGTGTGCTGATGTTGGCGCAAAAGAATGCAAATGATTTAGGCACAGTGGCGCT TTCTATGTTGCCAGCCCTACTTGAACACGGGCAATATCAGGTTGCGCATGAGCTACAAAAGACTTATGGCACAAACTTTAAAGAAGCAATCAAATACCTCCTGAAGGGTCATCTCTACTTCCAAGCGATTGTTGAAGTGAATTTGAATAGCGGAGAAATTTCATTATTAGAGGAATATGTCAAGCCAGAGTTACTCGCATACGTCAAGCAACTACAACAGCAGTTGTCGGATGATGAAACCGTGTTCATTGCACACAAGGAACGTTTGTGTGAGGTTCGCGTGCTTGCGCAACAAAGGCGCGATGGCCTCTTTAATGGCCATGAAGTGGCTGCTATTGACGAAGCCGACTTACTCTCCGACACTACTAGTATGCGCTCATCGCGCTACACTGGAAGCTCTCAAGGCACCGG cAAAACATTCCGTTCGGCCAAAAATCGCCGTAAGCACGAACGTAAATTGCTTAGCTTGAAGCCCGGCAATCCATTCGAAGACATCGCACTCATTGATGCGCTGCACAATGAAGTCATGAAGTTGGTCAATCAGCAGGAACAGGTGCGTGACACATGCAAAGCCTTAATGGAATTACAAATGGACGAGCCGGCATCGTCGTTACAAAAGCAATATGCACAAATGCTCACACTGCTGCAAGACTCCTTCGATACGATATGGACTGAAGAAATGGCCAGTGTACATACTATGCAGTACAAGCCATCACCAACCACCGATTACACACAGTTGCAAAATGAACAACGCTACGCATTGTTGG CTCCGCAAAAACGTTTTAAGCCGCAAATAGACATTATCGATTGGATGTGTAAAATACTTGCttag